Proteins encoded together in one Ogataea parapolymorpha DL-1 chromosome III, whole genome shotgun sequence window:
- a CDS encoding putative ATP-dependent RNA helicase codes for MTTQLLDVLHDLKVGPKDNNVWLDPTTKTATPPPPVSEEGVLADIKRTYLSPTNELPWDLLDKFQQVPEVGTQDRERFYRSMLTIPPTLKRTTVRFQRSGIEGSIVSYKETFDRTILESGNSAVTSLSVKRKFGGKDDAIKGNSGFLPFQPGGLTANEEPKDSTKFLHRDENGLLDIPQGLSRGLALKDGTHTDLTELEQKQVSDEQETVQDQEPEIIQEADVEDEISKFIPASMLTRPSKRKPALPPKREWAHVVDVNHAIPNFDELVPNPARTWPFELDTFQKEAVYHLEKNDSVFVAAHTSAGKTVVAEYAIALANRNMTKTIYTSPIKALSNQKFRDFKESFDDVDVGVITGDVQINPEANCLIMTTEILRSMLYRGADLIRDVEFVIFDEVHYVNDIERGVVWEEVIIMLPEHIKVVLLSATVPNTYEFASWVGRTRQKDIYVISTSKRPVPLEIFVWAKDDIFKLIDANGSFQQKNFRLHEDKLLKKKDVPDTNDKGKSGAVVRGGARGGARGGRGGARGGSTMSGKMFKRDGPNKNSWHNLVTFLQKKDLMPAVIFVFSKKRCEEYADTLRGVNFCTAKEASQIHMFIDKAVSRLKKEDRELPQILKVREMLSRGIAVHHGGLLPIVKEIIEILFSKTLIKVLFATETFAMGLNLPTRTVVFSELRKHDGTGYRNLLPGEFTQMSGRAGRRGLDSTGTVIVMAYNQPLEEFAFKEVTMGTATKLSSKFRLTYNMILNLLRIEALRVEEMIKRSFGENTTQSLLPEHEIEIAKLEKQLRDLKKQNISEEDNAKLNLFYNTMEEMKEQYGDLVQESMKLLYYQKRLKVGRLVVYRDRDTNQSYPAVTARWSNGDDKITLLTLDVQQSSKNQFNCVYTTNFGQPYVAKFFSKWKAGTNFKFIDVPLNDIEFVGAYSVRSYINGIINKDPKSISDFKTEVGQLLRYQRKWGELDWTAFQNPNMIEILTRIDELRDTVMNCFADEKFDSLVEAEYPTFMNRKNIEKRIESLKSLMSEENLELLPDYEQRLEVLKQLEFVNDQLTVTLKGRVACEINFGFELIVTELVFENILGTFTSEEIVALLSCFVYDGKRGNDEGPAPLCTPRLESGKDKIVEIVEQVMKVSNENKIILTAEEEQFLENNRFGLVNVVYEWARGQSFKDIMELSNDENEAEGTIVRVITRLDEVCRVVMNCALIVGDSELHMKMGEAQEKIKRDIVFCASLYL; via the coding sequence ATGACTActcagctgctggatgTACTCCATGATTTGAAAGTCGGACCCAAAGACAATAATGTCTGGCTCGATCCAACTACCAAGACAGCCACTCCTCCGCCTCCTGTGTCTGAAGAGGGTGTTCTAGCTGATATCAAGAGAACGTACCTTTCTCCCACCAATGAACTGCCATGGGATTTGCTGGATAAGTTTCAACAAGTGCCAGAAGTTGGCACACAGGACAGAGAACGGTTCTACCGTTCCATGTTGACGATTCCTCCAACACTCAAACGAACCACTGTCCGTTTCCAGCGAAGCGGCATTGAGGGTTCCATCGTTTCCTACAAGGAGACTTTCGACCGCACCATATTGGAGTCTGGTAACTCTGCCGTGACATCACTGTCTGTCAAACGGAAATTCGGTGGTAAGGACGACGCGATCAAAGGAAACTCTGGGTTTTTGCCCTTCCAGCCTGGCGGATTGACCGCCAACGAGGAGCCCAAGGACTCTACGAAATTTCTTCACAGAGATGAAAACGGATTGCTGGACATTCCGCAGGGCTTAAGTCGCGGTTTGGCACTAAAGGACGGCACGCATACAGATCTGACAGAGCTGGAACAAAAGCAGGTGAGCGATGAGCAAGAGACGGTCCAAGATCAAGAGCCGGAGATTATTCAAGAAGCCGACGTGGAAGACGAAATCTCAAAATTCATTCCCGCCAGTATGCTCACCAGGCCGTCGAAAAGAAAGCCTGCTCTTCCACCTAAACGCGAGTGGGCGCACGTTGTGGACGTGAACCACGCAATTCCCaattttgacgagctggtccCCAATCCAGCACGGACCTGGCCTTTTGAGCTGGATACCTTCCAGAAAGAGGCCGTCTACcatctcgaaaaaaatgacTCTGTCTTTGTGGCTGCTCATACTTCGGCTGGTAAGACTGTGGTTGCTGAGTACGCTATTGCGTTGGCAAACAGAAACATGACGAAAACGATCTACACGTCGCCTATCAAAGCACTTAGTAACCAAAAATTCAGAGACTTCAAGGAAAGTTTTgacgacgtcgacgtggGAGTCATCACCGGTGATGTCCAAATCAATCCCGAGGCAAACTGCCTGATTATGACGACTGAAATTCTGCGTTCCATGCTTTATAGAGGCGCAGATTTGATTAGAGACGTGGAGTTCGTCATTTTCGACGAGGTCCACTACGTCAACGATATAGAAAGAGGAGTGGTTTGGGAAGAGGTCATCATTATGCTTCCCGAGCACATTAAGGTGGTGTTGCTCTCTGCTACCGTTCCAAATACCTATGAATTCGCTTCCTGGGTCGGACGTACCAGACAGAAAGACATTTATGTTATTTCGACTTCCAAGCGTCCTGTGCCGTTGGAAATATTTGTGTGGGCCAAGGACGATATTTTCAAGCTAATTGATGCTAACGGAtctttccagcagaagaatTTCAGATTGCACGAGgacaagcttctcaaaaagaaggatGTTCCTGATACTAACGACAAGGGAAAAAGTGGGGCTGTGGTTCGCGGCGGAGCACGAGGTGGTGCGAGAGGCGGCCGTGGAGGGGCCCGTGGAGGCTCAACTATGTCAGGAAAAATGTTCAAAAGAGACGGGCCAAACAAGAACTCGTGGCACAATCTGGTGAcgttcttgcaaaagaaaGACCTGATGCCGGCAGTCATTTTTGtcttctccaagaaacgTTGTGAAGAATACGCAGACACTTTGCGAGGAGTGAATTTCTGCACTGCTAAGGAGGCGTCACAAATCCATATGTTCATTGACAAAGCTGTTTCCAGGCTTAAAAAGGAAGATCGAGAGCTGCCTCAGATCCTCAAAGTCCGTGAAATGCTTTCTCGGGGTATTGCGGTTCATCACGGTGGTCTTTTGCCAATCGTGAAAGAGATCATTGAGATCCTATTTTCCAAGACCCTTATCAAGGTTCTTTTTGCAACAGAGACTTTTGCCATGGGACTTAACCTTCCGACAAGAACTGTTGTTTTTAGCGAATTGCGCAAGCACGACGGAACAGGATACAGAAACCTGCTTCCTGGTGAATTTACGCAAATGTCAGGCCGCGCTGGTCGCCGTGGACTGGATAGCACGGGTACTGTGATTGTGATGGCTTACAACCAACCGCTGGAGGAGTTTGCATTCAAAGAGGTGACCATGGGCACTGCTACAAAGCTATCGTCGAAATTCAGACTCACATATAACATGATTCTAAACCTGCTTCGTATAGAGGCATTGAGAGTGGAGGAGATGATCAAAAGATCTTTTGGTGAGAACACAACTCAATCGCTGTTGCCTGAACATGAAATTGAGATTGCCAAGCTTGAAAAGCAGCTCAGggatctgaaaaaacaaaacatTTCCGAGGAAGATAACGCCAAACTTAACCTGTTCTACAATACGATGGAGGAAATGAAGGAGCAGTATGGCGATCTTGTGCAGGAGAGTATGAAGCTGCTGTACTACCAAAAGCGACTCAAGGTCGGACGTCTTGTTGTTTACCGTGACCGTGACACAAACCAGTCATATCCTGCTGTGACGGCTAGATGGAGCAACGGTGACGACAAAATAACCCTTTTGACTTTAGATGTCCAGCAAAGCTCTAAGAACCAGTTCAATTGTGTCTATACGACCAATTTTGGTCAGCCTTATGTGGCAAAGTTCTTTAGCAAGTGGAAAGCGGGCACCAATTTCAAATTCATTGATGTTCCTCTTAATGATATAGAGTTTGTCGGTGCATACTCTGTGCGGTCTTATATCAATGGTATCATTAACAAGGACCCTAAAAGCATTAGTGATTTCAAGACGGAGGTGGGCCAGCTTCTGCGATACCAACGTAAATGGGGTGAGCTGGACTGGACCGCATTCCAGAACCCAAATATGATTGAGATCTTGACACGCATCGATGAGCTGCGGGACACGGTGATGAATTGTTTTGCTGACGAAAAGTTTGATTCGCTTGTCGAAGCAGAGTATCCAACTTTCATGAACCGCAAAAACATTGAGAAACGCATAGaatctttgaaaagtcTGATGAGCGAGGAGAACTTGGAGCTTTTGCCTGATTACGAGCAACGTTTGGAAGTGttgaaacagctggaaTTTGTCAATGACCAGCTGACGGTCACGCTAAAAGGACGTGTCGCTTGTGAGATCAATTTCGGTTTCGAGTTGATTGTCACCGAACTAGTTTTCGAGAACATCTTGGGAACTTTTACCAGCGAGGAAATTGTGGCTCTACTTTCGTGCTTTGTTTATGACGGAAAACGGGGAAACGACGAGGGCCCAGCTCCTCTGTGTACGCCACGCCTGGAAAGTGGAAAAGACAAGATAGTGGAAATCGTGGAGCAAGTGATGAAGGTGtccaacgagaacaagatCATATTGACAGCAGAAGAGGAACAGTTCCTCGAAAACAACCGGTTTGGGTTGGTGAACGTCGTGTACGAATGGGCCAGAGGACAGTCGTTCAAGGATATTATGGAACTGAGcaacgacgaaaacgaagCGGAAGGAACTATCGTCAGAGTCATCACAAGATTAGATGAAGTGTGTCGCGTGGTGATGAACTGTGCGCTTATCGTGGGTGATTCTGAACTACATATGAAGATGGGCGAGgctcaagaaaaaatcaaacGAGACATCGTTTTCTGTGCTTCGCTGTATTTATAG
- a CDS encoding Fructose-2,6-bisphosphatase yields MPLYTVSHVDNLRVCVVMVGLPARGKSFISHKIVRYLSWLSIKTRVFNVSSYRREEYREQPSADFFNPNNEESKVIRAQANIDAIKDVIKWMNEEDGCVAILDGSNVTKQKRAMVAQILRDNRVEPLFLESFCDDEAIVKSNIMDINSTSPDYAGKPPGYALEDILTKIKYYETHYEPMDLVDEKELSFIKLINVNSQIIINKIASYLESRIAYYIMNLHIKPRYIWLSRHGESQYNLEGKIGGDADLSERGMKYARKLKDLVEKYVPNHDKLEVWTSTLRRTQQTAQFLPNPKKQWKALDELDAGSCDGLTYEEIAQRFPEDFAARDENKFEYRYRGGESYRDVIQRLEPIIMELENQENVLVITHQAVLRCIYAYFMNSPQEKSPWMSIPLHTLIRLEPRAYGTNVTRIKANIPAVSTYKEKGTSKLGESQNSAHVMAGEVITSDVANQ; encoded by the coding sequence ATGCCCCTCTACACTGTTTCACACGTTGACAACCTGCGTGTGTGCGTGGTGATGGTCGGCCTGCCTGCTCGTGGCAAGTCGTTCATCTCGCACAAGATTGTGCGGTACTTGTCCTGGCTATCCATCAAGACAAGGGTGTTTAACGTCTCTTCGTACCGTCGCGAGGAGTACAGAGAACAGCCTTCCGCGGACTTTTTCAACCCAAACAACGAAGAAAGCAAGGTGATCCGTGCACAGGCCAACATTGATGCGATCAAAGACGTCATCAAGTGGAtgaacgaggaggacgGATGTGTGGCTATTCTGGACGGCTCCAACGTCACCAAGCAGAAACGAGCAATGGTCGCGCAGATCCTGAGAGACAACAGGGTGGAGCCGCTGTTCTTGGAAAGCTTTTGTGACGACGAGGCGATCGTTAAGTCGAATATAATGGACATCAACTCGACCTCCCCAGATTATGCCGGCAAGCCGCCCGGCTATGCGTTGGAGGACATCCTCACGAAAATTAAGTACTACGAGACACACTACGAGCCGATGGACCTAGTGGATGAAAAAGAGCTAAGTTtcatcaagctgatcaacgTCAACTCGCAGatcatcatcaacaagatcgcGAGCTACTTGGAGAGCAGAATCGCGTACTATATCATGAACCTGCACATCAAACCGCGCTACATATGGCTGTCGCGCCACGGCGAGTCGCAGTACAACCTTGAAGGCAAGATTGGGGGTGATGCAGACCTGAGTGAGCGGGGAATGAAGTACGCTCGGAAGCTGAAAGActtggtggaaaaatacgTTCCCAACCACGACAAGCTCGAGGTCTGGACCTCGACTTTGAGGAGAACGCAGCAGACAGCGCAGTTTCTGCCAAACCCCAAGAAACAGTGGAAAgctctggacgagcttgaCGCTGGGTCGTGCGATGGCCTGACATACGAGGAGATCGCCCAGAGATTCCCTGAAGATTTTGCAGCACGTGACGAAAATAAGTTCGAGTACCGGTACAGAGGAGGGGAATCCTACAGAGACGTGATCCAGCGCCTGGAGCCTATCATTATGGAACTGGAGAACCAGGAGAACGTGCTTGTGATCACGCACCAGGCGGTGTTGAGATGTATCTATGCCTATTTCATGAATTCCCCGCAGGAAAAGTCGCCGTGGATGTCGATTCCCTTGCACACACTTATTCGCCTCGAGCCACGCGCGTACGGCACAAACGTCACGCGCATCAAGGCCAACATCCCTGCCGTATCCACGTACAAAGAGAAAGGCACATCCAAGCTGGGGGAATCGCAGAACTCGGCCCATGTCATGGCCGGTGAGGTTATCACGAGCGATGTTGCAAATCAATGA
- a CDS encoding Kinetochore protein NDC80, whose amino-acid sequence MSEYHLESSVPRKRQSFSTNFSQQQTGQYFNGTTNILSALDTNIPSASSIKRKRLSLLPKNVNIGAPRLLNQPSAQKRQSSFGLSQHAPSVQDLVQRSLTRTGIPAPGSVNRRRSLAQHQLPPSSNGRLFENSVVNTPGANYMTPTQPRDPRPLRDRNFQLKMQQELYAFLSTNKFDIEMKHPLTNKTLKNPTQKDFVLMFQWLYKKIDPGYKFLRSIEQEVYSLLKFLEYPYLDTINKSQISAVGGSNWHIFLGMLYWMRQLVGESLDLDSVDLDNFQEAQNLPQNNSFLYDDSINDSVVMKEQDLVDKLFTKYALKSYKSYMSTGGSNFDSYYKEMEKEYHGFLKEVTQRLHSIEEENIELNSKVESLSTQEEKMRANHEKSRLLELDVSRYQAFIDAQMQKKLKWPTTIMKIEKDIESIKEKLAKSEEAKSQILSSLSSKNFTVQAIEMMHRERAQLAKDIDSVVDKSNSVQKTVNEKFLSLRKAYEGLEKLIDSYNSYMYNLLHSITFKELPQITITGFTEEVINDDSKLGRKPDEIIPQLKELNIRTNLTVLKYDLVEAHRKNQDTLIKLHEQLDNQQQELTAKEYAIHDLESELASFQAIDKDTKEQLEYELSTKDAEVEADQSTIRNLQKRMLADRKAVEARHFKAKAELDKFKSDLKYQYFSFFHRIGDCMNQTLNFKNDITASLESMNTKIVNEYQEHIELSKLKYV is encoded by the coding sequence ATGTCTGAATACCATTTGGAGTCGTCGGTTCCGAGGAAAAGACagtctttttcaaccaaTTTTAGTCAACAGCAAACAGGCCAGTATTTTAATGGAACAACAAACATACTCTCGGCCTTGGACACAAACATCCCATCTGCCTCCTCAATCAAGCGCAAAAGGCTTAGTTTACTGCCTAAGAATGTCAACATCGGCGCTCCAAGACTGCTCAACCAGCCTAGTGCTCAAAAGAGACAAAGCTCGTTTGGCCTTTCGCAACACGCTCCCAGTGTGCAAGATCTGGTGCAAAGATCCCTTACCAGAACAGGAATTCCTGCTCCCGGAAGCGTAAACAGACGCAGATCTCTGGCTCAGCATCAGCTTCCTCCATCGTCCAATGGCAGGCTGTTTGAGAACTCCGTGGTGAATACTCCAGGTGCCAATTATATGACACCAACTCAACCCAGAGACCCACGTCCACTACGGGACCGCAATTTCCAACTCAAGATGCAACAGGAACTGTATGCATTTTTGTCCACCAACAAGTTTGACATTGAGATGAAACATCCCTTGACCAACaagactttgaaaaacccCACACAAAAAGACTTTGTGCTCATGTTCCAATGGCTTTACAAGAAGATCGATCCAGGGTACAAATTTCTGCGTTCCATTGAGCAAGAAGTGTACTCTCTGTTGAAGTTCTTGGAGTATCCGTATTTGGACACCATAAACAAATCACAGATAAGTGCAGTGGGTGGCTCTAATTGGCATATTTTTCTGGGTATGCTTTACTGGATGCGTCAACTTGTTGGTGAAAGCCTTGATCTCGATAGCGTTGACCTGGACAATTTCCAGGAAGCGCAAAATTTGCCTCAGAACAACTCGTTCCTTTATGACGATTCCATTAATGACTCTGTTGTGATGAAAGAGCAGGATCTCGTTGATAAACTTTTCACCAAGTATGCTCTGAAATCATACAAATCTTATATGTCCACCGGTGGCTCCAACTTCGACTCATATTACAAAGAGATGGAGAAGGAATATCACGGGTTTTTGAAAGAGGTCACTCAGAGGTTACATTCTATCGAGGAGGAAAACATTGAGCTGAACAGTAAGGTTGAAAGCCTTTCAACGCAGGAGGAAAAAATGCGTGCTAATCACGAAAAGTCTAGACTGTTAGAGCTTGATGTGTCTCGGTACCAAGCGTTTATCGATGCCCAGATGCAAAAGAAACTCAAGTGGCCTACCACTATCATgaagatcgaaaaagacaTTGAATCtatcaaggaaaagctTGCAAAGTCTGAAGAGGCCAAATCCCAGATTCTTTCGAGCCTCAGTTCGAAAAACTTCACTGTTCAGGCCATAGAAATGATGCACAGAGAGCGCGCCCAACTGGCAAAAGATATCGATTCCGTGGTGGACAAGAGCAATTCGGTACAAAAGACTGTCAACGAGAAATTCTTGAGTTTAAGAAAAGCCTACGAAGGATTAGAGAAGCTTATCGACTCGTACAACTCTTACATGTATAACCTGCTTCATTCGATCACTTTCAAAGAATTACCACAGATAACCATCACCGGGTTCACGGAGGAAGTGATAAATGATGACTCGAAACTTGGTAGGAAGCCGGATGAGATTATTCCTCAACTCAAAGAATTGAACATTAGAACTAACCTCACCGTGTTGAAATATGACTTGGTGGAAGCTCACCGTAAGAACCAGGACACCTTGATCAAATTGCATGAACAGCTTGATAAccaacagcaggagctgaCGGCCAAAGAGTATGCGATCCACGACTTGGAGTCTGAGCTCGCCAGCTTCCAAGCCATTGACAAGGACACCAAAGAACAACTGGAATACGAGCTCTCGACCAAAGACGCTGAAGTGGAGGCCGACCAAAGCACAATCAGAAACCTACAAAAGAGAATGCTGGCCGACCGCAAGGCAGTGGAAGCCAGACACTTTAAGGCCAAGGCAGAGCTTGACAAGTTTAAGAGCGATTTGAAGTACCAATACTTTTCATTTTTCCATAGAATCGGAGACTGTATGAACCAAACTCTgaacttcaagaacgaTATCACCGCCAGCTTGGAATCGATGAACACCAAGATTGTGAACGAGTACCAAGAGCACATCGAACTGAGCAAACTCAAATACGTGTGA
- a CDS encoding putative membrane protein: MVNYVKSLKLKKVPHFGGLTPFLLLGYAPSLALWGGATVAAIFTFTEHWPLFQDTFYKKLPIMGKLWIKDVDPQDLPQ; the protein is encoded by the exons ATGGTCAAC TACGTCAAGAGCCTCAAACTCAAGAAGGTGCCTCACTTCGGCGGTCTCACTCCATTCTTGCTGCTCGGTTATGCCCCAAGTCTCGCTCTCTGGGGAGGTGCCACTGTTGCTGCCATCTTCACCTTCACCGAGCACTGGCCATTATTCCAGGACACTTTCTACAAGAAGCTACCAATCATGGGTAAGCTCTGGATCAAGGATGTCGACCCACAGGACTTGCCACAGTGA
- a CDS encoding DNA repair helicase RAD25: protein MFGNGRARSGIIVLPCGAGKTLVGITAACTIRKSVIVLCTSSVSVMQWRQQFLQWCTIQPENVAVFTSENKEMFSGDAGLVVSTYSMVANTRNRSYDAQKVMDFLTSREWGFIILDEVHVVPAAMFRRVVTTIAAHAKLGLTATLVREDEKISDLNFLIGPKLYEANWMELSQKGHIANVQCAEVWCPMTSEFYQEYLRESARKRMLLYIMNPTKFQACQFLIHYHEKRGDKIIVFSDNVYALQEYALKLGKPFIYGSTPQQERMNILQNFQYNDQVNTIFLSKVGDTSIDLPEATCLIQISSHYGSRRQEAQRLGRILRAKRRNDEGFNAFFYSLVSKDTQEMYYSTKRQAFLVDQGYAFKIITHLHGMENLPNLAYSTAKERRELLQEVLLKNEDVAGIELGEDSENLVGNGVSKKLKNTSKAVKNQGSLAGLAGGEDMAYVEYSKSKAKEVAHHPFFQRNYYKKNKRKKQNQ from the coding sequence ATGTTTGGTAACGGACGTGCAAGGTCTGGAATTATTGTGCTTCCCTGTGGAGCGGGAAAGACTCTGGTCGGAATCACGGCTGCCTGTACGATCCGTAAGTCGGTTATTGTGCTCTGTACGTCCTCTGTTTCCGTGATGCAATGGAGACAGCAATTCTTGCAATGGTGCACAATTCAACCCGAGAACGTTGCTGTGTTCACGTCTGAAAACAAGGAGATGTTTTCAGGAGACGCTGGGCTGGTGGTTTCGACATACTCCATGGTTGCCAATACTAGAAACCGTTCTTACGACGCCCAAAAAGTGATGGACTTCCTTACGTCTCGTGAATGGGGATTCAtcattctggacgaggtgCACGTCGTTCCCGCTGCCATGTTCCGGAGAGTCGTCACAACCATTGCTGCGCATGCAAAACTGGGTCTCACGGCTACGCTGGTCCgtgaggacgagaagatTTCCGATTTGAACTTCCTCATTGGTCCAAAGCTCTACGAGGCCAACTGGATGGAGCTTTCGCAAAAAGGACACATTGCCAACGTCCAGTGTGCAGAAGTTTGGTGTCCAATGACCTCAGAATTCTATCAAGAGTATCTGAGAGAAAGCGCGCGCAAAAGAATGCTTCTTTACATCATGAATCCTACAAAGTTCCAGGCTTGTCAGTTCCTGATCCACTATCACGAAAAACGTGGAGACAAAATTATTGTCTTTTCAGATAATGTCTACGCTTTGCAAGAATACGCACTCAAGCTTGGAAAACCGTTCATTTATGGTTCCACGCCGCAGCAAGAGAGAATGAACATTTTACAGAACTTCCAGTACAACGATCAGGTCAACACGATTTTCCTGTCGAAAGTCGGAGATACCTCCATTGACCTGCCCGAAGCCACTTGCCTGATCCAAATCTCGTCTCACTACGGTTCCAGAAGACAGGAAGCCCAGCGATTGGGCAGAATTCTGCGAGCTAAACGGAGAAACGACGAAGGTTTCAATGCATTCTTTTACAGTCTCGTTTCCAAAGACACTCAGGAAATGTATTACTCGACCAAAAGACAGGCGTTCTTGGTTGATCAGGGTTACGCATTCAAAATTATCACGCATCTTCACGGAATGGAGAACTTGCCGAACCTCGCATACTCGACGGCCAAGGAACGCCGCGAACTTCTTCAGGAGGTGTTGCTGAAGAACGAAGATGTGGCAGGCATTGAATTGGGCGAAGATTCCGAAAACCTTGTTGGTAACGGAGTCTCTAAAAAACTGAAGAACACCTCCAAGGCAGTGAAGAACCAAGGATCGCTGGCCGGTCTGGCAGGAGGTGAAGACATGGCTTATGTCGAATATTCTAAGAGTAAGGCCAAGGAAGTTGCTCACCACCCATTCTTCCAGAGAAACTActacaaaaagaacaagagaaagaagcagaatCAATAG
- a CDS encoding Mitochondrial ATPase complex subunit ATP10, with the protein MSLIFKRHASFFGNLGDSVSKIVPKPHRFFKVTKPFGFEKPPVHLRDLPRKKWLTKENLNVPKRIWDFYFDGITRRTRVDKIQKELAYGGMYDFHVYMKTKGRLFEAPISYFKRDKSLYFPNFQARTLGEQNVELMDVLKQAKVTVLKVYSADSGKEMVADYFKIPGSDDNYLSKTGIDEFHKAFPQSQIVELLLSEKWSNHFVHTYVTPRKLRAEVPKSQHDKFLVALRDAVLSREDREKLLMTNTYAGYVYLIDDSFRIRWVGCGQPEEKEVQGLWKALKGLERETGRKLVKTR; encoded by the coding sequence atgAGTCTGATATTCAAACGACATGCCTCCTTCTTTGGCAATTTGGGAGACAGCGTCTCGAAAATAGTACCAAAACCACACAGGTTTTTTAAGGTGACCAAACCGTTTGGCTTCGAAAAGCCCCCGGTGCACCTGAGAGATCTACCACGAAAGAAATGGCTCACGAAGGAAAACCTCAATGTGCCCAAGAGAATCTGGGATTTCTACTTCGACGGGATCACAAGACGCACGCGAGTCGACAAaatccaaaaagagcttgcATACGGAGGAATGTACGATTTTCATGTGTACATGAAGACCAAGGGCAGGCTCTTTGAGGCTCCTATTTCATACTTCAAGAGAGACAAGTCGCTTTATTTCCCTAATTTCCAGGCTCGCACGCTGGGCGAGCAGAACGTCGAGCTCATGGATGTGCTCAAACAGGCCAAGGTGACGGTGCTCAAAGTCTACTCTGCCGACTCTGGCAAAGAGATGGTAGCCGATTATTTCAAGATCCCCGGCTCGGACGACAACTATCTGTCCAAGACCGGCATCGACGAATTCCACAAGGCGTTCCCACAATCCCAGATCGTGGAGCTATTGCTGAGCGAGAAATGGTCGAACCATTTCGTCCACACATACGTGACCCCACGCAAGCTCAGAGCCGAGGTCCCAAAGTCGCAGCACGACAAATTTTTGGTCGCACTCCGAGACGCGGTTCTATCGCGCGAGGACCGCGAAAAACTGCTAATGACAAACACATACGCCGGATACGTGTATCTGATCGACGACTCGTTCCGGATCCGCTGGGTCGGGTGCGGCCAGCcggaggaaaaagaggtcCAGGGGCTGTGGAAAGCGCTCAAAGGACTGGAGAGAGAGACCGGGCGCAAATTGGTCAAAACTAGATAA
- a CDS encoding putative secreted protein, with translation MVAINKIFCASLLVAAPAFAAALPEAQAQADLSKYKDKLGKLKEKFKGGEDEDCDSSTKTTLETSTTSDCDTATKTTEIITSTSSSDCDTATKTTASSSFVTVSSSSDCDTATKSLL, from the coding sequence ATGGTtgccatcaacaagattttcTGTGCTTCCCTGCTCGTTGCCGCCCCAGCTTTTGCTGCTGCCCTGCCTGAAGCCCAGGCCCAGGCTGACCTCTCCAAATACAAGGACAAGCTCGGaaaattgaaggagaaattTAAGGGCGGCGAAGACGAGGACTGCGACAGTTCCACCAAGACCACCCTGGAGACCTCGACCACGTCTGACTGTGACACTGCCACCAAGACCACCGAGATCATCAcctccacctcgtcctccgACTGTGACACTGCAACCAAGACGACTgcgtcgtccagctttGTCACTgtcagctcttcctcggaCTGCGATACTGCTACCAAGTCTCTCCTCTAA